In one Anabrus simplex isolate iqAnaSimp1 chromosome 9, ASM4041472v1, whole genome shotgun sequence genomic region, the following are encoded:
- the l(3)87Df gene encoding cytochrome c oxidase assembly protein COX20, mitochondrial has product MSDDYEPSRSFVFFGRDVSQIPCFRNTFLYSISGGIATGLTYFLFTSRVGMASHVGFGSFVGISFTYWFFCRYQWSKRRIEFARIQKALQQVTMYEGTEMEKQLSEKLGKTETPLEKEVIPKLEEVENVDHNK; this is encoded by the exons AGTTTTGTATTCTTTGGAAGAGATGTGTCGCAAATACCCTGCTTCAGAAACACTTTCCTGTACAGTATTAGTGGAGGTATTGCAACTGGCCTTACGTACTTCCTTTTCACCAGCAGAGTTGGAATGGCCTCACATGTGGGATTTGGATCTTTCGTTGGCATATCATTTACCTACTG GTTCTTCTGTCGATACCAGTGGTCCAAAAGACGAATTGAATTTGCTCGAATACAGAAAGCTTTGCAGCAGGTAACAATGTATGAAGGGACAGAGATGGAGAAACAGTTAAGTGAAAAATTAGGAAAGACGGAAACTCCACTGGAAAAGGAAGTCATTCCTAAATTGGAAGAGGTAGAAAATGTAGACCATAATAAGTGA